aattgtgatgactttggctcacatttaacaaaaacccaccaattcactatctcaacaaattagaatatggtgacatgccaatcagctaatcgtctcaaaacacctgcaaatgtttcctgagccttcaaaatggtctctcagtttggttcactacgctacacaatcatggggaagactgctgatctgacagttgtccagaagacaatcattgacacccttcacaaggagggtaagccacaaacattaattgccaaagaagctggttgttcacagagtgctgtatccaagcatgttaacagaaagttgagtggaaggacaaagtgtggaagaaaaagatgcacaaccaaccgagagaaccgcatccttatgaggattgtcaagcaaaatcagttcaagaatttgggtgaacttcacaaggaatggactgaggctggggtcaaggcatcaagagccaccacacacagacatgtcaaggaatttggctacagttgtcgtattcctcttgttaagccactcctgaaccacagacaacgtcagaggcgtcttacctgggctaaggagaagaagaaccagactgttgcccagtggtccaaagtcctcttttcagatgagagcaagttttgtatttcatttggaaaacaaggtcctagagtctggaggaagggtggagaagctcatagcccaagttgcttgaagtccagtgttaagtatccacagtctgtgatgatttggggtgccatgtcatctgctggtgttggtccattgtgttttgtgaaaaccaaagtcactgcacctgtttaccaagacattttggagcacttcatgcttccttctgctgaccagctttttaaagatgctggtttcattttccagcaggatttggcacctgcccacactgccaaaagcaccaaaagttggttaaatgaccatggtgttggagtgcttgactggccagcaaactcaccagacctgaaccccatagagaatctatggggtattgtcaagaggaagatgagaacatgagaccaaaaaatgcagatgagctgaaggccactgtcaaagaaacctgggcttccatcccacctcagcagtgccacaaactgatcacctccatgccacgccaaattgaggcagtaattaaagcaaaaggagcccctaccaagtattgagtacatatacagtaaatgaacatactttccagaaggtcaacaattcactaaaaatgtttatttatttatttatttattttattggtcttatgaagtattctaatctGCTGAGATAGTGAATTGCTTTCAGAAAGTCGTACAGCAGCTCAGCCAGTGCCGAGCCTCAGCACGCGACCTAAAGCTCAAATACCTGATGAGCCTGGAGTCTCTGGACTCTGGCTTCTACACTGAACGCTTCCAGGTCAAAGAGCACTAGGGAGATCAGGTCACCATCGTCGTCTCCGCAGACAATGGCATCCAGTGGTGCAGAGAACAACACAGTCTGAGGACCTGCAGACGTATTGTGATTTTGGGGAAGTTGTCGATGTCAGTATCAGACAAGGCAGCAAAGAGGGTACCAACATGAACCGCATTGTTTCCATCAACAGACAGGATGGAAAAACTCAAGAGCTGGTGTTCTCCTCCTCAATGGAGGCATTGTCTTTTACATCTTTAATTGATGGTTACTACAGACTAACCATGGATGCCCATCATTACCTCTGCAAGGATGTCGTTCCACCCCATATGCTGGAGGCCATTGAGAGCTACTGCCACAGGCCAATATCAATGGAGTTTGCAATCAGTAAACTACGCAAGTCAGGGAACCAGAAAGGTCTATTCGTGCTCCGGTGCAGCCCCAAAGACTTCAACAAATACTTCCTGACTCTTGCTATTGGGGCGTATGAGGATGTAGAGTACAAGCATTGTCTAATCACCAGGTCTGAAAATGGTGACTACAATCTTAGTGGAACCAAAAGGAATTTTAGAAGTTTAAAGGAGCTGCTCAAATGTTACCAGAAGGAAACGGTGAAATCAGACGGTGTCGTCTTTCAGTTCAGCAGGTGCTGTTTACCAAAGGCCAAACAGAAGTCGAGTTTGTTGGTGTGCCGGAGTCATCAGGGTTCAGAGGTTTCCCTGTCCTCCTCACTGCAGAGACACAACATCAGTCAGATGATGTTTCATAAAATCAAGAAAGATGACCTTGATCTTGGTGAGAGTCAAGGTCAGGGGACTTTCACTAAGATCTTCAAAGGGATTCGGAAAGAGCAGGGAGACTACGGAGAAACCCATAAGACTGAAGTCATTGTCAAAGTCTTGGACAAAGCCCATATAAATTACTCTGAGTCTTTTTTTGAGGCAGCCAGCATGATGAGTCAGCTCACCCACAAGCATCTGGTGTTGACCTATGGTATCTGTGTGTGCGGAGAGGAGAACATCATGGTGCAGGAATATGTGAAGTTTGGGTCCTTGGACACATAcctgaagaaaaacaagaactCAATATCAGTTAATATCCTGTGGAAGCTGGAAGTGGCCAAGCAGCTCGCCTGGGCTATGCTCTTTTTGGAGGAGAAGAATCTGGCTCATGGGAATGTGTGTGCAAAAAACATCCTTTTGATCAGAGAGGAGGACAGGACATCGGGAAACCCTCCATTCATCAAACTAAGTGACCCTGGCATCAGCATCACAGTGCTGCCCAGAGAGATTCTGGTGGAGCAAATCCCCTGGGTAACGCCTGAATGCATCTTAGACCCTAAAAACCTGAGTCTTGCCTCAGACAAATGGAGCTTTGGTACAACATTATGGGAGATTTGCAGTGGAGGAGAAAAGCCACTTGCCAACATGGACAGTTCCAAGAAACACTTGTTCTATGAAAACCATCACCAACTATCTGCTCCCAAGTGGACGGAGCTCGCTAACCTGATCAACAGCTGAATGGACTATGAGCCAACATTTAGACCTTCCTTCAGAGCCATCATACGAGACCTCAACAGTCTCTTCTGCCCAGATTATGAGATCGTGAAGGAGAGTGACATTTTACCCAGCAGAGCAGGCGCATCTGGATTAAGTACTGGAGCGTTTCAGAATGAGGATCTAGTGTAGTTCGAGGAAAGACATATTATTTTCCTGCACCAGCTCGGCAAGGGAAATTTTGGCAGTGTGGAAATGTGCAGGTACGACCCCCTGCAGGACAACACTGGTGAAGTTGTGGCTGTGAAAAAATTACAACACAGCACTACTGAGCACATCCGTGACTTTGAGCAGGAAATCGAGATCCTCAAATCTCTCCAGCAtgaaaacattgtgaaataCAAAGGCGTGTGCTACAGTGCAGGAAGGAGAAACTTACGATTGGTTATGGAGTACCTGCCTCACGGCAGTCTGCGGGACTATCTCAACAAGAACAAAGACAGGATCGACCACAAGAAACTTCTGCATTATGCGTCTCAAATATGCAAGGGCATGGAATATCTTGCAACAAAGCGGTACATTCACAGAGACCTGGCCACACATAACATTTTAGTGGAAAGTGAGTTCAAGGTTAAGATTGGTGACTTTGGCTTGACCAAGGTTTTACCTCAGGGCAAAGAGTACTACAAGGTTAAAGAGCCTGGAGAGAGTCCAATATTCTGGTATGCACCCGAGTCTCTAACTGAGAGCAAGTTCTCATCCCAGTaagcaaacaaatttggcccagatttggcatgcatctggcacagctggcattcatccggcactggcatacagcatgtgggccaaacatggcccgggtttggcagagatggtaccgggtttaagacggcacacaagatatgagccagatgtcaaatgcagtatttggcccagatgtcaaatacagatatgtgggccacataagtattgccgatcttgacccatattaaaaatccatttcaaatatttttgagtaaaatgccaatgttttcccatacagaaaggtaatatattcacataaatgtgaaactgttaaatatatatttaaaatatatttttaaaatgcataacatgaaGGTCATCttgtgtgttattatgtgtttacttgtatgcaaaattatattcatgcctcatatgatattatataatatatgatattatatagtatattatagaataatatattctgttgttttatatatatatattcatatattcatctgctattcatccggcactggcatacagcatgtgggccaaacatggcccgggtttgGCAGAGATGGTACTGGGTTTAaaacggcacacaagacatgggccagatgtcagatgcagtatttggcccagatgtcaaatatagatatgtgggccacataagtattgccgatcttgacccacatttaaaatccatttcaaatatttttgactaaaatcccaatgttttcccatacagaaaggtaatatattcacatatatgtgaaacactgttaaatatattgaaatacattttgaaaatatattttttaaaatgcataacataaagctcatattgtgtgtttaattgtgtttacatgtgaaattatattcatgccccatatgatattatattatatgttatattatagaatagtatatcctgttgttttatttaactgacttcaaacaatgttttgcattcactgctttcatattctcattcaatttacagtttgatgtaggcctactaaacaatGATGACATTacaggacattttatttgacttttgtactatttatgtaaatgcgtaACTTTGATATGTTTTAGGCCatgctggccaatcagaagcctgacAAAGTTTCAAGTAGGCGGAGATAACAGCGCAGGCTCCGACGTCACAAGCCAAAAACTCCGGTTTTGCGGTCTACACGATAATAGTAACACTGCAGCCGGAGTTTTTGAAACTCTTCACCCTGGCAGGAGTTTTCAGAATGTCCGGTTTCAGTGATCTGGTGCAGCGCTTGCGTGAGGACGAACGGCCAAACCGCAGAgaaaaagctgctgttttgaaaataaccgcGTTCGTGTGGACGGCCAATGAGCGCGCGCGTTGAGCATTCAAATCATATTTAAACTGGAGCGGAggaggttaccatggtaacagggAGTCAACTCACTCAGCTGACAAGTAGCGAGAAgctgtctctctgctgttttcactgctttcaggtaagtgtagtccctaaagttacacaaataatacatacaactgctcctgacactttcttacatgtaactGACACGTTTCTGTCGAATCTTTACTTTACAGGAGTGGTATAGTGTCTTCAAAAAGACTGTTAGCATCACAACCGTTAACTATAGAGGCTAGAGGTAAGCTAACTTAtagatttgagctcttattaatGAACGTTTGAGCTTTTAAGCACCTTGTATGTGTAGATGAGTggctttgatagttttgtaaatgttttgctgatactttgtcaatagataaatggaagtcactataagctaattaatttacatgaactaatgggctgaaactatttcaaacacgttttgaactttaattgcaaacaaatattgataaattgtactgtgatttcaggagcgtcagaaaaaaatatctaaagcaggggaagttacaagaaaatttgtaatgagagctgctgacagagatacaggaaacacaggtgatctgagaaatcAGATAGAAaactatatcatcatgcatctgtaaaacctaaaaatatgaattctggtatcttaagattttttgtatgttttgtatattattattattattattgcatttcacctctgctgtagtttgtttatttctaataatcctgacaTTATATACTACATTTGTTGGCTATGTGACATATTGTtcctattcttccatgctgatggctgtgctgcagagctggagcgGAGCAGATCTCCTGTggaagaacatctccaaagtGCCATaaaccatctgactagtaagtaaaacctcaaacattcaaaagtttgtcgaatatttaaaaaaatatatcaaataaatatcaaatatttcccagacagcaagcagtgtcggcccagatccgcccACATtcacgcgggccagatgtgggccggatctgggccgacactatgttgctgtctgggttcctgtatgtcctacaaggccgtcttgtttaactctgctctgaggacacttcatacacaacaacctacagagggtcaatcataattcaaaagacacagatgataattaaaaagttatttcaaattaaaattaataacgtTAAGACAGAACCAGTACTGTGAACACACCTCACTTCAAACTGTAACGgtctgtatattattttctaaactttaaattagtgctgggcatagattaatctagattaatctcatccaaaataaaagtttttgtgtacataatatatatgtgtgtattgtgtatatttattatgtatatatgaatacacacccatgtatgtatatatttaagaaaaatgtgttatgtttatatattaaatatatttatatatcatataaattatattaatataaatatatacatgtaaatacatgtaaatattttctaaatatatactgtacgtgtgtgtctttatatacacataataaatattcacagtacacacagatatattatataaacgaaaacttttattttgatgagattaatctagattaatctatgcccaacactactttaaatgtagtgaaatttttgttcaagcagactttgttgcttgtggaaacctcacgcgagcctgaaagatatttaaaacttaaaatattatttgcactctcgaagactgttcaccaaatactaaatttcagtccagcagaattttctgcacacttcaccaccgaggccaaaatgagcattgtgaatgGGCCAGttcagggccagttatgggtaattaacttggctgagacttgggccagttatggcccatgtgtggccttatctggaatccagacctggtacacactaggatctgggccaacactatgttgctgtctgggccagaatagggccagctatggtcatacaggtatggtcccacatagcaatttttctctggcccagctctggcccacatagcaatttttctctggcccagctctggcccacacaatcagcttttgcttggcccataTACCGCAATGaattacggtcctagtgtggaccaggtctggattccagacaagggccacacatgtgccataactggcccaattcagggccagttatgggtaattaacttggctgagacttgggccagttatggcccatgtgtggcccttatCTGGAATCCAGACCCGGTACACACtaggatctgggccaacactatgttgctgtctgggccagaatagggccagctatggtcatacaggtatgtctggaatccagacttgGTACACCCTgggaccgtaagtcattgcggtatgtgggccaagcaaaagctgattgtgtgggccagagctgggccaaagaaaaattgctatgtgggaagTAGCATCAGACATCTGGAGTTTTGGAGTGGTTCTGTATGAACTCTTTACATACAGCGACAAGCTCTGTAGCCCACCTACAGAATTTCTGAGTATGATGGGAGGTGACAAGCAGGGACAAACGATAGTCTATCATCTCATTGAGCTCTTGAAAACAGGAAGCCGTTTACCCCAGCCAATGGGCTGTCCTTCAGAGATGTGCGAGATTATGCAGGAATGCTGGGACAATGATCCAAGTCTTCGGCCACCCTTCAAGGAGCTCACTCTCCGCATAGACCTGATCCGGGACAGCAGCGATTCAGACCAATATACCCAAGTGCCTGCGTTTTAGGAAAGAAGCTTCACTTGCTCACCGCTGCCACGCAGATACCTAGCCCTGAGCCTGTTTTCTGGCCCTGTCCGCTGTCttaatttgtttctttgtgCCATTTACGGCAAATCTGACCCCAGGACTTGATCACCTCATCTTCTGACTGAACaattaaagtcatttatatCAAGAATGGGTTTCTCTTTTGCTAGCAGTGCTGGCATGCGCCCCTTTATCAGCGATGATATGAATGAAGCTTTTTCTTAAGAAATGGAAGAGCTGTGCATTTTTACATCTATGTGTTTGTATCTACATATATAAAgatgattttataattttctaaaaatgaaatgaataactGTTTGGAAGCAGTGCCATGTAAATTAAGATTTCAAAAAAAGATATAGTATATAGTTTACAGTAATGCAGGAGGTGTCTGATTGAAAGATGAAAGTTCTTGCTATTGTAAGTCTTTCtattttctttgaataaaaaaatgctaatgTGTTTCAGTCATCGTTCTATTCCCCAAAaagagatagtgaattggtgggttttgttaaatgtgagccagaatcatcacaattaaaagaaccaaagacttaaactacttcagtctgtgtgcattgaatttatttaatacaccaGTTTCACAATtagagttgaattactgaaataaatgaacttttacacgacattctaattcattgagatgcacctgtatatagtgttttatttatatatttgttcattcaatttcttgaatgctcctgctaaatacaacTATTGTAGCCtacctaaaaataaaacagtttattttatttgaatattgtgtgtatttgtaatgtatatctttgttctcattttttaacaacaaagataaaataatgataaagatttttatcttcacccactttgccCTAAATTTCGACCAtcctttttatattttgttaccgtAAAAGGCTGTCTTTATAATACACCACTGATAGGCAGaatataaagctttaaaatgttTAGAGAGCATAGACAGAAAAACGTTTTAGATATATGTTTACCATTTAAGTACCATAATAACCATAATAAGTCAtgagaaataaacaaataaatgtccTACCGTGCCAAAGAAAAGCAGAAACTGCAAACAAACCAACGAAAAACATTTTTGTCCCCATGTTTCCTCTCAAACGTGCTTCAGTAGGCTACTTTGGATGAATGGAGCAGCATTGCTGGACTACAGAGTCGTGATGTATCTGGATGTGTGTGTCCCTGTCAGACACCGTAGTCTCAGCCGCCCACGGACCGTTGGCTGAATGTCTGAATGGAATTCTCTGGTGAATTCTCTACTCAGAAATAACAAAGTGATGATGTAAGAATGTAATTAAGATaataatttcacagtgtaaacagctttagagattattatgggAGAGTGCTTGAACCcgctggactgaagtgaaaatgttctttaatgtaaacgttctttgctctttttgtacaatgaaagtgttatgggctaattagtaacttacaatgtttttattaaatccacataaaagacaaagtcagtcgtattatgTTTATGGTATGACACTCATTTTATGGTGCATCTGGTAACTTAAGTAAAAAGACGGATTtttatgcaaagttaatattacactattaggctactttgcctatcgcccattatagatcaaataacaatctataaaggtgcaacatgcatttacttacacatatttgagaatagAGATATTTCAAGATATATTTTGGGAATAGTtcgaataaaataataataatacataagccTATCCAGtggtattgtggctgctgtgtgtcatgACAAGCATGAGAGCTTTCCCCCTCACATCTCGTCTGCACTATAAGCGAGCTGCACACTGCACGGTTGACATAGGAACTGTCACAGTTCACATGCATCGTCACTAAAGTTTAtaatttgcatttctttttaagTTTGGCCAGTATTAAAACCACTCAGCACTCGTGCACTCTCC
The sequence above is a segment of the Onychostoma macrolepis isolate SWU-2019 chromosome 22, ASM1243209v1, whole genome shotgun sequence genome. Coding sequences within it:
- the LOC131531405 gene encoding LOW QUALITY PROTEIN: tyrosine-protein kinase JAK2-like (The sequence of the model RefSeq protein was modified relative to this genomic sequence to represent the inferred CDS: substituted 2 bases at 2 genomic stop codons), with amino-acid sequence MNRIVSINRQDGKTQELVFSSSMEALSFTSLIDGYYRLTMDAHHYLCKDVVPPHMLEAIESYCHRPISMEFAISKLRKSGNQKGLFVLRCSPKDFNKYFLTLAIGAYEDVEYKHCLITRSENGDYNLSGTKRNFRSLKELLKCYQKETVKSDGVVFQFSRCCLPKAKQKSSLLVCRSHQGSEVSLSSSLQRHNISQMMFHKIKKDDLDLGESQGQGTFTKIFKGIRKEQGDYGETHKTEVIVKVLDKAHINYSESFFEAASMMSQLTHKHLVLTYGICVCGEENIMVQEYVKFGSLDTYLKKNKNSISVNILWKLEVAKQLAWAMLFLEEKNLAHGNVCAKNILLIREEDRTSGNPPFIKLSDPGISITVLPREILVEQIPWVTPECILDPKNLSLASDKWSFGTTLWEICSGGEKPLANMDSSKKHLFYENHHQLSAPKWTELANLINSXMDYEPTFRPSFRAIIRDLNSLFCPDYEIVKESDILPSRAGASGLSTGAFQNEDLVXFEERHIIFLHQLGKGNFGSVEMCRYDPLQDNTGEVVAVKKLQHSTTEHIRDFEQEIEILKSLQHENIVKYKGVCYSAGRRNLRLVMEYLPHGSLRDYLNKNKDRIDHKKLLHYASQICKGMEYLATKRYIHRDLATHNILVESEFKVKIGDFGLTKVLPQGKEYYKVKEPGESPIFWYAPESLTESKFSSQKIAMWEVASDIWSFGVVLYELFTYSDKLCSPPTEFLSMMGGDKQGQTIVYHLIELLKTGSRLPQPMGCPSEMCEIMQECWDNDPSLRPPFKELTLRIDLIRDSSDSDQYTQVPAF